The genomic region GTTCATCTGGGTCAGTCGTCGCCGAACGGATTTCTGCAATAGTTGCATTTGTCTTGAATGCCGTTCCACTGTAATGTGTTCGTGTTGCGTCAAAACCTGCTGTATGAAGTTGCTCAATAAATTCATCCATGCCAATCGCTGACCGAGTCCATTTTTTACAGAGTCGATGTTGGTCATAATGCGTTGGTGTCTCAAGTTCATTTTCGACCATTTTGAGGATTGAATCCGCTTGTTTAATCTCTCCCATTTCTGTTGTAATGTGATTTCGAACGCGGCGTGTGAATCCCTGTTCACGAATTGAGCCCAGATATAATGGACCAGCGGTAATAACTCGATTACCCTCACAGTGATGACACATCGATGGTGGGTGTGCGATATGACCGAACTCATGCTGTCGTGTTAGACAATCCTCGCAATGATACACATACCCAAGGTCTGAAAGCAACTCATCTGCACGCGTTGCGCGAGTATCAAGTTCAAGATACGTTCGAACATAATGTCGTGTGACATGTGAAAGAATGGGAATAGCCGCTGTATCATAGCGAGCTGCGGTCCGGATAAGCGCGGATAATAACACTCGAAGTCCCATTTCAGGGTGATATTCAGTATTTCGTGGGAGTGTTGAGTATGTCCGAATGCCAGATTGCTGATGAGCGCCACACAATGGCGCAGTATCTGTCGCTGTAACACAGACAAGATTCCGGGCATTTGCGAAGGCTGCATCAGCGAATGGGATTGGTGTTCCGAACGGATCCAAATCAACAACATCGAATATCGCTTCGGGTCCAAGAGGTGATTCCGGACCAGATTGATGCAGCACAGCGTTTGCATCGCTGGGTAGTGTTTGTCCGTCAAGATCATTTTTTTCGAGATTTGACTGTGCGAGAGCCACTGCATCAGGGTCAATATCCGTACAGGTGACATCGTACCCTGATGCTGCGGCTCGGACACCACGAACACCACTTGCGGTCATTGCATCGAGATACGTCTCAGCGCGTGGCTCGCGCTCTTGATATGCACGGAGTGCTGCAACTGTAATATCGCGATTGAGTTCCTGTGTAGGGTTATAGAAGACGTCATCACCAACTCCCGCGTCAGCTCCATCACGAGCTGCTGGGACGGTCAGTTCGACGACGCCCTCAGTAATATTCATTGTGTAGGATTATGACCAATCATCAAAAAATAACGCGATGTTCCATGAGGGTGAATTGAGTTATTTCAATGTGTAAGCACAGATAGACTGCATATGAGACTTCAGATATGTAATCCATGTGAATCATCAGCTTTATTTAAATGTGAGGGCACCCTCCCCTCTCCCCCCCCCCTCCACTCACCCTGTAGACTCATGTATCGGTGGGATTTTGACTATGCAGAGTGTGGTGCACTCGTGGTCGACGGTGATTGCGATTCCGACTCGGTGTCTGCCAATAACGATACCATTTCACACACGCAGTGCAATCGAGATGTCGAAATTGGTGTCGATACAGATGTGAATGTCGATGCGGACAAGGATCCAGATGCAGATAGGGTTGCGATCGAAGCCAATAGCAATGAGCGTGATCAAAATATAGAGTCAGATGAGGACGTGGACGACACAACACAGTATACAACAGCCACGGATGCTGAATCAGGCGATACAGCCAAGAGTTCAACAATGACAACGAATACTGAGTCAAGTGAGGTGTCTGATAATTCAGATGTTCGTACACATCATGTTGTCTCAAGTAGTGTCAGTGATGAAACCGAGGCTGCATGGCGAGGAGAACTAGCCGCGACAGAACAACTAACACCAACAATCGTTGATGCGATTATCAAACACCATGGAGATAGAGGTGCTCGTGCCATTGATGCGGTATCAGAAGAGCGTGTGAAGCGATATCGTGATTTCACGGTTGTCGTCGGACATAATGATGAATATATCGTTGAAGCCGGAGGCTGCACGTGTAAAGACAGTTTGTATAATCTTGATGCAACAGATCCAACACAGTGTTGCTGGCATATCCTCGCAACCGCGATTGCTGAACGTATCGGTGTCGTCGATCATCATGATATGTGGTATGCAGATGTTCATGACTTTTTATCGTGAACATTTATTATAGATACGCACAACCTATAGGTACGATGGACGCAGCAAGACTCCATAGTTATACAGACGATATGGGTAGTGCGCTCAGCATCGATAGTATTGATCGGCCAACTGTCGAACGATCCGATGATATTATTGTTGAAGTTGCTGGTGCTGGATGGTGTCAGACAGATAATCATATTATCGAAGGGATGTGGACCGACTACGTTGATCAAGACCTCCCAATGACACTTGGACATGAGAATACGGGTGAGGTAATTGCTGTTGGCGATGAAGTGCAGACTATCGGCGTCGGCGATACAATAATTTGTCATCCCGTAATGACGTGTGGCACCTGCCGACAGTGTCGTCTTGGCGAAGACATGTACTGTGAGAATCTCTCATTCCCTGGTCTCACGACCGATGGGGGATTCGCAGAATATCTCCGCACGAGTGAGCGATCGGCTATACCACTTCCTGATGGTGTTGATCCTGTTGATATTGCTCCACACGCCGATGCTGGAATTACTGCTTACCACGCCGTGAAGAAGGCTGTCGATGAATTAAATCCAGGCGATCCAGCCATTGTTATTGGTGTTGGCGGATTGGGGCATATCGGACTACAATGTCTTGATGCAATGAGTGCAGCAGATATCATTGCACTTGATATAAAGGAAGCGGCTCGTGACCTTGCGGCTGATCTTGGTGCACGATATACAGTCGATCCCACAAGTGAAGATGTTTCAGCAGCAATTGACGATCTCACTGATGGTCATGGTGCTGAACAGGTGATTGATTTTGTTGGCGCTGATGTAACGACAGGCTATGCTCCGGATGTAATCGCTCCCGGTGGCGATCATCATATTGTCGGGTACGGTGGACATATTCATGAACCATCGCAGGCACTTGTCGACGCAGAATTTGCATATCGTGGAACGATTGTCGGACAGTATACTGAACTGCAGGAACTTGTCCGATTGGTTGAACGTGGCGATGTTGAACTGCGAACGAGTCGATATGACCTTGGCTCTGTCAATGCTGCTGCTGAACAACTTGAACATGGTGAAATTGAAGGGCGCGCCGTAATCACGCCAAATTAAGTAATTTGTTGGACGCAGATTCACACTAACAGATTGAATTGACCACGCTATTACGCTCAATATCACTACTTGACATACTCTTCGGCGTTCACCCGGAGGAATCCTGAGCGTGAGCGTGAATGGTGGAGATTTCAGGTTTGTAGTCTCACCAAGCATCTAATCGGTGAGAATCCGTCGGAATGCTCGCGGTCTGAGGCGGGTGAGACTGCTGGGGTGGCACATCTCAGCCCCCGGTACTCGTATCCTCGGTCATATGTGGACTCCCAGTATTGTTTGTGCCACGGGGAATCCGGTAGACCTCGACGGACTCGGAGTGACTTTTCTGATGTTTCCACATAGTCAGACACAGCATCTGCATCGGTTCATTATACTTATCTGAACCGACCGTTCATCAAATTGGTTCCGACTATTATCTGATTGCTTGAGGCGGGCAGACCGCCATTGTCGGATTAGCTGAATACAGGCGCTAAGCCCTCCCTCAAGGAGCACCACAGTCCACGCGAGCGGACAAGGAGCGCAGTAGGGAGGGGAGGAGATACAGCGCCGTCATCATCTGGTTGTACACTGTGAGTCGGCAGACTCACAGACCTATCTAAGCAGTTATGTTGTCGGACGCCGGAGGAAAGAGTAAGATGGGCGTTCTGACCTGTCGGCTTCGATTCGCTCGTCGTTCCATTCGGAACGAGTTGCTCCGTGCGAGGCTGACGGACAGGGATAGCGTTCAAACGCGACAAAAAGCGTGCGTTGTCCCACGGAATCACCCCGTCGAGCAACTAGGAGTGGGACACTCCGCAGAAACGTCCCCAGAAATCTCCGAGTTCTGGTTCCGGTGTGCGAACGAATCGCCCCGCGATTCGTCAACGCCTGTGGAGACTGCACTCCCTGTGGATACACCTGTATCTGCAAAGTGCGTTCACCAGACTCCGTCTGGTGGGCTGTCAGACGCAGTCTGACAACGTCGTAGAAGCAGGAAGCCCCACCCTCAGCGAGGCCGTCAGGTCGAGCAGGGCGGGGTAGTTCACTGGGAGTCGTTCTATCCCCGACCTGAATCATACCATATCGGACGGTTGCCTGCCAATTCAACGTATGGACTGAGATTTCTGGTTGGCAATCGAACGGTAGATTCTAAAAACTTATCTCAGATTCATCCTGCGCCTGAAGTCCTGTCTCTTACCCACAAATCGAGTCAGTATTTTAGCGGAACGGGATCGGCGAGCACGACTGAAATTCTCGGTATCTACAGTTTCAACACCTCTTTGGAACAATTGTAGTGGCGTTGATTACCGACGTTCTATAACCCCTACAGCCAATATCATTGCCTGAATCGCTTCTCGCTTCGATTTTTTGTGTTCAAAATACCTCTGAAAGCGTCTGAAACGTCCGGTTACGACTCCACGAACTTATGGGTAAAAGACAGGCCTGAAGTCGCAGGTATTCTCCTTGGTTCTCTATAATTCAGCAATAAGGCATGTTCATGTAAATGCTACAATTCCTCCCAACTGCTTTTACTGACGCTGTAAGAAAATAGCTGCATGCCAACAATTGATGAAAAACGGGTATATACAAACACTGTAGGCACAGAAACTGTCTATCTCGGGAGTGAATTAGGCGTTCTCGGCGTCACTGTTTCTGACGCGGTCGTTGGTGAATTCGGTCTTGCGTATCGTGGAGCAGTTCGTGACATTGCAACCGCGGGACCGTATGTTGCTGCGGCTACCGACGATGGTGTTCTTCTCGCCGATCATCGACGGAGACGCGAAGATGCTGGGGACGAAGCTAGTATGGATGAATTGCAATTTTATAATATTGGTGATGGAATTGACTCTGTTAGTGCTGTTGGATTTGAAACAACCACCCAAAACAAGGTTGCACTCATTGCAGGAGAGACCTCGGGGGATATCTACCGCCTCACAATGTCACCGGATGATATATTTGGCTCTCAACCGGAGATACTCTCTACATGGAAATTTATTGATACATGCAGTACTATTTACGAAATCGATATGCCGCTCATCGCAACCGCTGAGGGAGTA from Haloquadratum walsbyi C23 harbors:
- a CDS encoding tRNA (guanine(26)-N(2))-dimethyltransferase, with amino-acid sequence MNITEGVVELTVPAARDGADAGVGDDVFYNPTQELNRDITVAALRAYQEREPRAETYLDAMTASGVRGVRAAASGYDVTCTDIDPDAVALAQSNLEKNDLDGQTLPSDANAVLHQSGPESPLGPEAIFDVVDLDPFGTPIPFADAAFANARNLVCVTATDTAPLCGAHQQSGIRTYSTLPRNTEYHPEMGLRVLLSALIRTAARYDTAAIPILSHVTRHYVRTYLELDTRATRADELLSDLGYVYHCEDCLTRQHEFGHIAHPPSMCHHCEGNRVITAGPLYLGSIREQGFTRRVRNHITTEMGEIKQADSILKMVENELETPTHYDQHRLCKKWTRSAIGMDEFIEQLHTAGFDATRTHYSGTAFKTNATIAEIRSATTDPDEQ
- a CDS encoding NAD(P)-dependent alcohol dehydrogenase, with product MDAARLHSYTDDMGSALSIDSIDRPTVERSDDIIVEVAGAGWCQTDNHIIEGMWTDYVDQDLPMTLGHENTGEVIAVGDEVQTIGVGDTIICHPVMTCGTCRQCRLGEDMYCENLSFPGLTTDGGFAEYLRTSERSAIPLPDGVDPVDIAPHADAGITAYHAVKKAVDELNPGDPAIVIGVGGLGHIGLQCLDAMSAADIIALDIKEAARDLAADLGARYTVDPTSEDVSAAIDDLTDGHGAEQVIDFVGADVTTGYAPDVIAPGGDHHIVGYGGHIHEPSQALVDAEFAYRGTIVGQYTELQELVRLVERGDVELRTSRYDLGSVNAAAEQLEHGEIEGRAVITPN